The Actinosynnema mirum DSM 43827 genomic interval AGGGTGGCGGCTGCGGTGCGGGTGGCGACTGCCGAGTGGGTAGTGACTGCCGCGAGGGTGACGGTGACGGCTGCGGCGCGGGTAGTGACTGCCGCGTAGGTGGCGACTGCCGCGTGGGTGGGGCCGTCTGCGCTGAGCGGGATCGCCGGTGCGGGAGTGTGCGACTGCGCGGGTTCCGGGCAGGCCTCGTGCTCCGGGTAGGTCTGGTGCCTGGCGGGGCGCGGTGAAGGTCCCTGGTTGAGGAACCCGCAGGGCCAGGGCTGGCCGTGCGTGGGCTGATCAGGGGGAGCCTGACCAGCCCGGTGTGACGGGCCGGTGTGACGGGTGCCGGTGAGCCGGTGTCCGCGGGGCCGGAGCAGTGACTGCGGGTCGGGCTCGTCAGCCGGAGCGGTGTGCCCGCAGCGGGGGCCCGTGGGGTTGCCGGGTGGTCAGCGCGGGGTGGTGTGGCGCCAGAACTGGCGCTTCTTCTTGTCCTCGCGGACTGCCAGGCCCATGCGGGTGAGCTCCTCGCGGAGTTCGGCCGCGTCTTCCTGGTCCAGGTTGCGGAGGGCCTCGGCTCGGGCCTTGAAGATCTGGTCGGCGCCCTGGGGGAGTTCCGGGTTGCCCTCGATCCAGCGGCGGTAGTCGGCGCGGTGGGGGTCGCCGTCCTCCAGCCACGGGTAGCCGTGGGACTGGAAGGCGTTGGCGATGTTCTCCGCGATCAGGTCCGACTTGTCCCTGGCGAGCTCCTCCGAGTGCAGGCCGAGCAGGACCAGGTCCTTGCCGTCCAGGAAGACGCCGGAGATCTTGGTGCGGTCGAAGGTCCGGCTCTTGCCGCCCCGGTAGAACACCGCGTTGTCGTCGCGGACGGCCACCGAGAGGCGTTCGTGGGCGGCGATGAACGACACCACCAGGCCCAGCACCGCGCCGATCGCGATCACGCCGACCGTTCCCCACGGTTCGGGGACGACGTTCAGCAGGCGCAGCGGGCCGTCGAACGGGACGAACGGGAGGGAGAGGATCCACTTCGCGGCCAGCTTGAGCAGCCAGAGCCCGACCCCGCCCACTACCGGGAAACCGACCCAGATCAGGCTGACCTGCCAGGCTGGTTCGGCGACCACCGTGGTGCGACGAGTGTCCATGCTCCCCTCTCCTCCGAATGCGCGTTCAACCTACCGCGATAGGGGGTACGACCGGGACTTTGGGGCGGGACCCCCACGGAGAGTCCGGGAAACCGCGAAGAACGCGACACCTGCGGGGGAACGGGTGGAGCGGTGAATGCCGGGAGTCGTCGCTGGCGCTGAACTGTCGCTGGGAGTCAGCGGCGTGGAACGGGCGCAGGGCTCGCGGAGCGCGTGGCGGGGCGGGGCCGTGGAACGAGCGGAGCGGCGGCCCCGTGGGACCGCCGCTCCTGAGGGCGTGCGTGGTGCTCGTGCGCTGCCCGCGGTCAGCGCAGGGCTGCCGCCGCTCGGGCCAGGGACTCGATGCGGGCGTAGTCGCCCGACAGCAGGGCGTCCTTCGGGGCCAGCCACGAGCCGCCGACGCAGCCGACGTTCGGCAGGGCCAGGTAGCGCGGGGCGGTGTCCACCGTGATGCCGCCCGTCGGGCAGAAGCGCAGGCCCGGCAGGGGGCCGCCGATCGACTTCAGGTAGTCCGCGCCACCCGCCGCCTCGGCCGGGAAGAACTTGAGGGCGGTCAGGCCGCGCTCGGCCAGGCGCATGGCCTCGGAGACGGTCGCCGCGCCCGGCAGGAACGGCAGGCCCGTGTCCTCCACCGCGCCCAGCACCCGGTCCGTGCACCCCGGAGTCACCAGGAACGCCGCGCCCGCCTTCGCCGCCGCCGCCGCGTGCTCCGGCGCGGTCACCGTGCCCGCGCCGATCACGATCTCCGGCACCTCGGCGGCGACCCGCTCGATCGCCTCCAGCGCGGCCGGGGTGCGCAGGGTCAGCTCGATGACGCCGATCCCCCCGCGCAGCAGCGCCTGCGCCAGCGGCACGGCGTGCTCGGCGTCGTCCACGACGACGACCGGGACGACGGGGGACAGCGCCAGCAGATCCTGGGCCGTCGCGTGTGCTGCGGTGGTCACCGGCTCACCTCCTGGTTACTCAGCCCCACGAAGTGCGAGGCGGCGATCGGGCCGAACACGCTGGCTCCCCGGTCGGCGGGACCGACCGACCGGCGCAGCGCCGCGAACAGCTCGCGACCCGTGCCGGTCCAGGACTGCGCGTCCGGGGGGAAGTCCACCAGTTCGCGCGCGCCCAGTTCAACCGGGTCCACCACCACGTCCAACGAGCACGCCCCGGCGTCCACCCGCAGCACGTCGCCGTCGCGCACCCGCGCCAGCGGACCGCCCACCGCGGCCTCCGGCGTCACCTGGATCGCGGCCGGGATCTTGCCCGACGCGCCCGACATGCGGCCGTCGGTCACCAGCGCGACCTTGAACCCCCGGTCCATGAGCACGCCCAGCGCGGGCGTCAGCTTGTGCAGCTCCGGCATCCCGTTCGCCTGCGGACCCTGCTGCCGCACCACCACGACCACGTCGCGGTCCAGCTCGCCCGCCTTGAACGCGGTCCCGAACGCCTCCTGCGAGGTGAACACCCGCGCGGGCGCCTCCACGACCCGGTGCTCCTCGGCCACCGCCGACACCTTGATCACCGCGCGGCCCAGGTTGCCGGACAGCATCCGCAGCCCGCCGTCCGCCGAGAACGGGTCCGACGCCGGGCGCAGCACCGCCGCGTCCAGGGTCTCGGTCGGACCGTCGCGCCACACCAGCTCGCCGTCCACGAGCACCGGCTCGCGGCGGTACCGGTCAAGGCCCGGACCGGCGACCGTGCGCACGTCCCCGTGCAGCAGGCCCGCGTCCAGCAGCGTCCCCACCAGGAACTGCACGCCGCCCGCGGCCTGGAAGTGGTTGATGTCCGCGCCGCCGTTGGGGTACACCCGCGCCAGCAGCGGCACCACCGAGGACAGCTCGGCGAAGTCGTCCCAGCCCAGCTCGACGCCCGCCGCCGACGCGATCGCCACCAGGTGCATGGTGTGGTTGGTCGACCCGCCGGTGGCCAGCAGCGCGATCACGCCGTTGACCACGGACTTCACGTCGACGACGTGCCCGAGCGGGGTGAACTCCTCGCCCCGGCTCAGCGCGACCGCGCGCCGCGCCGCCTCCTCGGTCAGCGCCTTGCGCAGCGGAGTGCTCGGCGGCACGAACGTCGCGCCCGGCAGGTGCAGGCCCATGACCTCCACGACGAGCTGGTTCGAGTTCGCCGTGCCGTAGAACGTGCAGGTCCCAGGGCTGTGGTACGAGGCGGCCTCGGCTTCGAGGAGGTCCTCGCGGGTGGCCTTGCCCTCGGCGAACAGCTGCCGCACGCGGGCCTTCTCCTTGTTCGGCAGCCCCGACTCCATGGGCCCCGCGGGCACCAGGATCGCGGGCAGGTGGCCGAACGAGAGCGCGCCGATCAGCAGGCCGGGCACGATCTTGTCGCACACGCCGAGCAGCAGCGTCGAGTCGAACATGTCGTGGGAGAGCGCGATGGCCGTGGACATGGCGATGACGTCGCGGCTGTACAGCGACAGCTCCATGCCCGCGCGGCCCTGCGTGACGCCGTCGCACATCGCGGGCACGCCGCCCGCGAACTGGGCGATGCCGCCCGCCCCGCGCGCCGCCTCCTTGATCCAGGAGGGGTACTCGTCCATCGGCTGGTGCGCCGACAGCATGTCGTTGTAGGCCGACACGATGGCGACGTTGGGCTTGCGCACGGCGCGCAACGCCTGCTTGTCGCCCCCGGTGATGCCCGCGAACCCGTGGGCCAGGTTGCTGCACGCGAGGTCCCCGCGCGCTGGCCGCCCCTCAAGCGCGGCGGCGTTCACTCGTTCGAGATAGGCGGACCGGCTTGCTGCGCTCCGGGCGGCAATGCGGGCCGTCACTTCTGCGACGACGGGGTGCAGGTCGCTCATTGCTCTGCGTCTCCGGTGGGTGATCACGGGCTGTGGTGGACCCGGTGGACGACAGCGCTGGCGTCGCACGGAAGGACGTGACAGCGCACACACTAGGTGACGAGAGGGCTTGATCACAAAAACGATTCAGAATCCGGACGGACCCACACGGGTGTGTGGCCCTTGTCACAGTGCCGAAGAGCGTGCAGAGTCGGACGCCGGAACACGCCCAGGGAGGTCCCCGACATGACGTCCTCCGAGATCGCCGAACTGCGCCGCGCGGTCGGCAGGCTCCGCCAGGCCGTCGTCGCGGTGCGCGCCCGCCACGGCGACGTGCCCGCCGTGCGACGCCTGGCCAACGACGTGGAGCGGCTCGACATCGACGCCGCCGACCTGTCCGAGGCGCCCATCGCGCCACGGCCGCGCCAAGCCCCCGACGTGGAGCGGGAGGTGGTGGTCGTGCCCGACACGCCCTACGACGCCTCGCTCTGGCACGACGCGGACGACGAGGGGCTCGGCGGCTACCGGCGGCGCCGCTGACCCGGCCCGGCCCGCGGCCCCCGCGTCCTCGGCGCGGGGGCCGTTCGCGTTCCCGCAGCGGGTCGGCGGGAGTCCGGGCGGCCCGCGCGGGCGGTTCGGCGCGGGCCTTGTCCCACCCTGTGGACGGACGCCGCCCGGACGTGGCGGAAACCCCCGGAAGCGCCATATGGGACGCCCGATCCGGTCATCACCCGGATGGGGAAACGACAGGAACCGGGCGTGGAAGCAAGGTCGTCAGGTGGCCGAAAACGGCTCCAGCCGGACCGTGAGCGGCCACGCGGACAGCACCACCCGGAACGGTGACAGCGGGCGAGCCGCCGCCGGACGTCGCACCGGGCGCGCCACCACACGGGGCACGCGCGACGCCACCACGCAGGGCGCCACCGCGCAGAGCACCACCCGCACAGCGCACGACCGCACAGCGCACAACCGAACAGCCGAGCACCACCGCCGAGCACCACAACGACGTGGAGAGGTGAGGGGATGAGGGCGCGGATCGAACAGCGCACGCTCCGCACGGACCGCTGGTGGTTGCCCCCGCTGGCGACGGCGGCGGCCCTGCTGCTGATCTCCGCCTACGCGGCGGTGCGCACCTTCATGGGCGACTACTACTGGGTCGACGACTACCACTACCTGACGCCCATGTACTCGCCGTGCCTGAGCCAGGAGTGCTTACCCGAGGCCGCGCACTTCGGCAGGCCGCTGCCCGAGCTGCCCGGCTTCCTGACCCCGCCCGTGGTGATCCTGCCGTTCCTGCTGGGCTTCCGGGTCACCTGCTACTACTACCGCAAGGCCTACTACCGGGCCGCCTGGCTGTCCCCGCCCGCCTGCGCCGTCGCCGAGCCGCACGCCCGCTACACCGGCGAGACCCGGTTCCCGCTGATCGCGCAGAACCTGCACCGGTACTTCTTCCTCGCCGCGTCGGTCCTGCTGCTGGTCAACACCTACGACGCGCTCGCCGCGCTCACCACGGGCCTGGGCCTGGGCAACATCATCCTGCTGGTCAACGTGACCCTGTTGGGCGCGTACACCCTGTCCTGCCACTCGTGCAGGCACATCGCGGGCGGCAGGCTCAAGCACTTCTCCCGGCACCCCGTGCGCTACCGGATGTGGACGCTGGTCTCCAGGCTCAACGCCAGGCACATGCTCCTGGCCTGGGCGTCGCTGGTCTTCGTCTGCCTGACCGACCTCTACATCGCGCTGGTCTCGGCCGGCGTCGTCAGCGACCTCAGGTTCATCGGCTGACCTCCGGCGGGACCGGTGGGCGAAGGCAGGGAGAGGAGCGGGCGTTGCCCGAGCTGGAGAGGCACACCTTCGACGTGCTCGTGATCGGCGCGGGGGGCGCGGGACTGCGCGCCGCGATCGAGGCGAGGCAGCGCGGGGCCCGGACCGCCGTGCTGTGCAAGTCCCTGTTCGGCAAGGCGCACACCGTCATGGCCGAGGGCGGCATCGCCGCGGCCATGGGCAACGCCAACCCGAACGACAACTGGCAGGTGCACTTCCGCGACACCATGCGCGGCGGCAAGTTCCTCAACAACTGGCGCATGGCCGAGCTGCACGCCAAGGAGGCGCCGCAGCGGGTGTGGGAGCTGGAGACCTACGGCGCGCTGTTCGACCGCACCAAGGACGGCCGGATCAGCCAGCGCAACTTCGGCGGCCACGAGTACCCGCGTCTCGCGCACGTCGGCGACCGCACCGGCCTCGAACTGATCCGCAGCCTCCAGCAGAAGGTCGTCTCGCTCCAGCAGGAGGACTTCGCCGAGACCGGCGACCACGAGTCGCGGCTGAAGGTGTTCCAGGAGTTCACCGTCACCGACCTGCCGCTGGACGGCGGCCGGGTCGCGGGCGCGTTCGGCTACTGGCGCGAGAGCGGCCGGTTCACCCTGTTCGAGGCGCCCGCCGTGGTGCTGGCGACCGGCGGCATCGGCAAGTCGTTCAAGGTCACCTCGAACTCGTGGGAGTACACCGGCGACGGGCACGCGCTGGCCCTGCGCGCGGGCGCCGAGCTGGTCAACATGGAGTTCGTCCAGTTCCACCCCACCGGCATGGTCTGGCCGCCCAGCGTCAAGGGCATCCTGGTCACCGAGTCGGTGCGCGGCGACGGCGGCGTCCTGCGCAACTCCGACGGCGAGCGGTTCATGTTCGGCTACGTGCCCGAGGTGTTCAAGGACAAGTACGCCGAGGACGAGGCCGAGGGCGACCGCTGGTACACCGACCCCGACCACAACCGCCGCCCGCCCGAGCTGCTGCCCCGCGACGAGGTGGCGCGCGCGATCAACTCCGAGGTCAAGGCCGGTCGCGGCACCGAGCACGGCGGGGTGTTCCTGGACGTGTCGTCGCGGCTGCCCGCCGAGGAGATCCGGCGGCGGCTGCCGTCGATGCACCATCAGTTCAAGGAGCTGGCCGACGTCGACATCACCGCCCAGCCCATGGAGGTCGGCCCGACCTGCCACTACGTGATGGGCGGCGTGCTGGTCGACCCGGACACCGGCGCGTCGTCGGTGCCCGGCCTGTACGCGGCGGGCGAGGTGTCCGGCGGGATGCACGGCTCCAACCGGCTCGGCGGCAACTCGCTGTCGGACCTGCTGGTGTTCGGCAAGCGCGCGGGCGAGGGCGCCGCCGACTACGCGGCCGGGCTCACCACGCGGCCCAGGTGCGGCGACGAGGCGATCGCGCGGGCCCAGGAGGTCGCGCTGGCCCCGTTCGCGGGCGAGGGCGGGGAGAACCCGTACGCGCTGCACGTCGAGCTCCAGCAGGCCATGAACGACCTGGTCGGCATCATCCGCCGGGCCGGGGAGATGGAGAGCGCGCTGGAGCGGCTGGACGGGCTCAAGCGCCGCGCCGCCGCCCTCACCGTCGAGGGGCACCGGCAGTTCAACCCCGGCTGGCACCTCGCGCTGGACCTGCGGAACATGCTGCTGGTCAGCGAGTGCGTCGCCCGCGCCGCGCTGCTGCGCACCGAGAGCCGGGGCGGCCACACCCGCGACGACCACCCGCGCATGGACGCCGACTGGCGGCGCAAGGTGCTGCTGTGCAGCGCCTCCGGCGACGGCGTGGCCGTGGCCGAGCTGGCCCAGGAGCCGATCCGGGCCGACCTGCTGGCGCTGTTCGAGCGCGCCGAGCTGGAGAAGTACCTGACCGCCGAGGAGCTGGAGGGCTGACGTGGGCTACCAGGGGCACTTCCGGGTGTGGCGCGGTGACGCCTCCGGCGGCGCGATGGAGGACTTCACCGTCGAGGTCAACGAGGGCGAGGTCGTGCTCGACGTCATCCACCGGTTGCAGGCCACCCAGGCCGCCGACCTCGCCGTGCGGTGGAACTGCAAGGCGGGCAAGTGCGGCTCGTGCTCGGCCGAGGTCAACGGCAGGCCGAGGCTGCTGTGCATGACCCGCATGTCGGTGTTCGCCGAGGACGAGACCGTCACGGTGACGCCGATGCGGGCGTTCCCGGTGATCAGGGACCTGGTCACGGACGTGTCGTTCAACTACGCCAAGGCGCGCGAGGTGCCCGCGTTCCGGCCGCCCGAGGACCTGGAGCCGGGCGAGTACCGGATGGCGCAGGTGGACGTGGAGCGCTCGCAGGAGTTCCGCAAGTGCATCGAGTGCTTCCTGTGCCAGGACACCTGCCACGTGGTGCGCGACCACGAGGAGAACAAGGAGGCGTTCTCCGGGCCGAGGTTCCTGATGCGGGTCGCCGAGCTGGAGATGCACCCGCTCGACACCGCCGACCGCGTCGAGGCGGCGCGCTCCGAGCACGGCCTCGGGCTGTGCAACATCACCAAGTGCTGCACCGAGGTGTGCCCGGAGCACATCGCCATCACCGACAACGCGCTGATCCCGCTGAAGGAGCGGCTGGCCGACCGGCGCTACGACCCGCTGGTGTGGTTGGGCAACAAGCTGTTCCGCAGGTCCTGAGGCAGCGGCTCGCGGGCTTCCCGCCACTCGGGCGGGATCGGCGCGCGGACGACGCCGCCCACCATCGCGGCGGTGGTGTCCACGTCGCCGCCCGCGCGCACGCAGGCGCCGATCGCGGCGCGGTAGTCGTGCGCGTGGGTGGCGGCGATCCACAGGACGAGCGGGACGCTGGTGAGCGCGGTGGGGCGGGAGCCGTTGCCGAGGTGGTGGACGGCTTCCTGCGGCGAGCGGCCCAGGAGGGTCCTGGCCAGTGCTGCGGCGTCGCGGATCGCACCGGGCCGCAGCAGGTCCAGCACCGCCTCGAACACCGCGTCCGGGCGCGCGGCGGCGAGCGCGACGGCCACCGCGCCGTCGACGCCCTCGGGGTGCGCGTGGGTGACCTCGGCGGAGCGGGTGGCCTGCTCGACCACGGCGTCCAGGTCGTCGGCGAAGAACGCGCCGACCGGGGCGACGCGCATCGCGGCCCCGTTGCCGAGCGAACCGCCGCCGAACGCGCTGGCCGCGGCCTCGCGCCAGGGGACGCCGTCGCGGAGTTGGCGCAGGACCGTGATCGCGCCGGGGCCGTAACCCCGGTACGGGTCGCAGTGCTCGGCGAACGCGGCGGCCAGGCGGTCCTGGACGATCTCGCCCCGGTCGCGCAGCTCGGCGGTGACCAGGCAGGCCATCTGGGTGTCGTCGGTCCACGGCCACGGGGGCGGGCCTGCGGTGAGGTCGTCGGGGGAGGTGCCGGGGACGAAGAACTGGGCGCCGAAGGCGTCGCCGACGGAGAGGCCTTCGAGTGAGGTGAGGGCTTCGGGGAGGGGCATGGTGGGGGTGATGTTAGGGCTGGTGTCCGGCGCTCAGCGGGTTTCCGCGTCCGCGAGCACCGCGGACGCCGCTATCGCCGGGGAGGTGCTGACGTTGATGACCGCGCCGCCTTTTCGCAGGTCCACGGCCTGGGTGAGCAGGAGCGGGGCCAGCAGGCTCACCGCGACCTGGGCGTGCGCGGCCTCGGCGGTGATGCGGCCGAGGGGGTGGCCGAGCGTGGGGGAGGGCGCGCAGCCGGGTGGTTCGGGGGACCATTTTTGTCGATGCTTGTTGGCATGGTGACGCGCACGTGGTCGTCGTCTGGACGACTGGTCGGCAACTCAGGAGTGGGATACGTGGCCAAGAAGCCCCCCGCAGGAGAGCGTCAAGACCAAGCGCGAGGAGATCATCGCCTACTGGTCCGAGGTCGAGTGCGGACTGGCCTTCGACTGGGCCGATGCCCATGAGCTGTGCTGGTCCTGCGGGCACAAGTCCAAGGTGGAGCGGTGCCACATCATTCCTGCTGCACGCGGTGGGGCTGATCGGCCGGACAACCTCGTGCTGCTCTGCCGCCGGTGCCACCGCAAGGCGCCCAACCACGAGAACCCCGAGTACATGTGGAAGTGGCTCCGCACGAACGCCTCCCCGTTCTACGGGACCCAGTTGCTGGTGCAGGGAGTCCAGGAGTTGTCCACTTCGCTGAAGGCCGCCGCAACCCGTCGACCTACGCCTGCGTCTTCGCGGAGATCGAGAAGAAGCTCGCCGCGAAGCACGGGGTCGAACTCCCCAGCGCGCCTGCGACGCGTTCCGGGGAGATCTTCTCCGGGATGTGGCCTGCTGGGGAGCCCTGACGCAGGTCCCCCGCACGAGCCAGCGGGGTGGGCGCCGGCTCGGAAGCCAGTACCCACCCCGCTGGTCAGCTCACACAGTCAGAGCGCTCAAGCGATCAGCTGCAGCCCGACGTCGACCCGCAGCCCTCGCACAGGTAGCAGGACCCCGCGGGACGCATCTTCGTGCCGCAGGTCATGCACAGCGGCGCGTCCGCGACCGTGCCCAGGCGCAGCTCCAGCAGCTCCGTGGAGCTGCCCACCCGCGCCGGCGGCTCGGTGGTCGTGGGCTTCGACTCCGGCTCGCGGGTCGGGGTCGCGTCGACCGTCGTGCGCAGGCCCTCCAGGTCCACGTCGGCGCCCGGCGTGCCGTAGTCCGCGTTGACCTGCGCGGTGCGCTCCTCGGCGGTGAAGATGCCGAGCTGGGCGCGCTTGTCGTGCGGCAGGTAGTCCAGGGCCAGCCTGCGGAACAGGTAGTCCAGGACGCTCGTCGCGATGCGCACGTCCGGGTCGTCCGTCATGCCCGCGGGCTCGAAGCGCAGGTTCTGGAACTTCGAGACGTAGAACTCCAGCGGGATGCCGTACTGCAGGCCGACCGAGATCGACATCGAGAAGGCGTCCATGACGCCCGCCAGGGTCGAGCCCTGCTTGCCCAGCTTGACGAAGATCTCGCCGAGGCCGTCGTCCGGGTAGGAGCCGGCGTGCAGGTAGCCCTCGGCGCCGCCGACGGTGAACGACACCGTCTGCGACGGGCGCTTCTTCGGCAGGCGCTTGCGCACCGGGCGGTACTCGATCACGGTCTCCGGCGCCTTCTCGGCGGCGGTCGACGCCTTCGCGCCCTTGCCCGCCGACAGCGGCTGGCCGACCTTGCAGTTGTCGCGGTAGATGGCCAGCGCCTTCAGGCCCATCTTCCAGCCCTGGTAGTAGACCTCCTCGACCTCCTCGACGGTCGCCGTCTCCGGCATGTTGACCGTCTTCGAGATCGCGCCGGACAGGAACGGCTGCACGGCCGCCATCATCCGGACGTGGCCCATCGGCGTGATGGAGCGCTCGCCCATCGCGCAGTCGAACACCTCGTAGTGCTCCAGCTTCAGGCTGGGCGCGTCCACGACGTGGCCGTGCTCGCCGATGTGCTCGACGATGGCCTCGACCTGCTCGGTCGGGTAGCCCAGCGCGGACAGCGCGCGCGGCACGGTCTGGTTCACGATCTGCATCGACCCGCCGCCGACCAGCTTCTTGAACTTGACCAGCGCCAGGTCCGGCTCGATGCCGGTGGTGTCGCAGTCCATCATCAGGCCGATGGTGCCGGTGGGGGCGAGCACGCTGGCCTGCGCGTTGCGCCAGCCGTTGACCGCGCCGATCTCCTGGCACCGCTGCCACTCGGCCGTCGCGAGCGAGCGCGTGTCGGCGTCGTTGGCGTGCAGCGTGCGGATCTCGTCGTTGGCCGACGCGTGCTTGCGGATGATCCGCTTGTGCGACTCGGCGTTGCGCGCGTAGCCGTCGTACGGGCCGACGACGCCCGCGAGCTCGGCGGACCGGCGGTAGGACACCGCCTGCATCAGCGAGGTGATGGACGCGGCCAGCGCCCGGCCGCCCTCGGAGTCGTACGCGTGGCCGGTGGCCATGAGCAGCGCGCCCAGGTTCGCGTAGCCGATGCCCAGCTGGCGGAACGCCCGCGTGGTCTCGCCGATGGCGGGGGTCGGGAAGTCCGCGAAGCAGATCGAGATGTCCATCGCGGTGATGATCAGCTCGACCGAGCGGGCGAACAGGTCGGCGTTGAACGAGCCGTCGTCACCCAGGAACTTCATCAGGTTCAGCGACGCCAGGTTGCAGCTGGAGTTGTCCA includes:
- a CDS encoding succinate dehydrogenase/fumarate reductase iron-sulfur subunit: MGYQGHFRVWRGDASGGAMEDFTVEVNEGEVVLDVIHRLQATQAADLAVRWNCKAGKCGSCSAEVNGRPRLLCMTRMSVFAEDETVTVTPMRAFPVIRDLVTDVSFNYAKAREVPAFRPPEDLEPGEYRMAQVDVERSQEFRKCIECFLCQDTCHVVRDHEENKEAFSGPRFLMRVAELEMHPLDTADRVEAARSEHGLGLCNITKCCTEVCPEHIAITDNALIPLKERLADRRYDPLVWLGNKLFRRS
- the edd gene encoding phosphogluconate dehydratase → MSDLHPVVAEVTARIAARSAASRSAYLERVNAAALEGRPARGDLACSNLAHGFAGITGGDKQALRAVRKPNVAIVSAYNDMLSAHQPMDEYPSWIKEAARGAGGIAQFAGGVPAMCDGVTQGRAGMELSLYSRDVIAMSTAIALSHDMFDSTLLLGVCDKIVPGLLIGALSFGHLPAILVPAGPMESGLPNKEKARVRQLFAEGKATREDLLEAEAASYHSPGTCTFYGTANSNQLVVEVMGLHLPGATFVPPSTPLRKALTEEAARRAVALSRGEEFTPLGHVVDVKSVVNGVIALLATGGSTNHTMHLVAIASAAGVELGWDDFAELSSVVPLLARVYPNGGADINHFQAAGGVQFLVGTLLDAGLLHGDVRTVAGPGLDRYRREPVLVDGELVWRDGPTETLDAAVLRPASDPFSADGGLRMLSGNLGRAVIKVSAVAEEHRVVEAPARVFTSQEAFGTAFKAGELDRDVVVVVRQQGPQANGMPELHKLTPALGVLMDRGFKVALVTDGRMSGASGKIPAAIQVTPEAAVGGPLARVRDGDVLRVDAGACSLDVVVDPVELGARELVDFPPDAQSWTGTGRELFAALRRSVGPADRGASVFGPIAASHFVGLSNQEVSR
- a CDS encoding ADP-ribosylglycohydrolase family protein: MPLPEALTSLEGLSVGDAFGAQFFVPGTSPDDLTAGPPPWPWTDDTQMACLVTAELRDRGEIVQDRLAAAFAEHCDPYRGYGPGAITVLRQLRDGVPWREAAASAFGGGSLGNGAAMRVAPVGAFFADDLDAVVEQATRSAEVTHAHPEGVDGAVAVALAAARPDAVFEAVLDLLRPGAIRDAAALARTLLGRSPQEAVHHLGNGSRPTALTSVPLVLWIAATHAHDYRAAIGACVRAGGDVDTTAAMVGGVVRAPIPPEWREAREPLPQDLRNSLLPNHTSGS
- the eda gene encoding bifunctional 4-hydroxy-2-oxoglutarate aldolase/2-dehydro-3-deoxy-phosphogluconate aldolase — its product is MTTAAHATAQDLLALSPVVPVVVVDDAEHAVPLAQALLRGGIGVIELTLRTPAALEAIERVAAEVPEIVIGAGTVTAPEHAAAAAKAGAAFLVTPGCTDRVLGAVEDTGLPFLPGAATVSEAMRLAERGLTALKFFPAEAAGGADYLKSIGGPLPGLRFCPTGGITVDTAPRYLALPNVGCVGGSWLAPKDALLSGDYARIESLARAAAALR
- a CDS encoding fumarate reductase/succinate dehydrogenase flavoprotein subunit, producing MPELERHTFDVLVIGAGGAGLRAAIEARQRGARTAVLCKSLFGKAHTVMAEGGIAAAMGNANPNDNWQVHFRDTMRGGKFLNNWRMAELHAKEAPQRVWELETYGALFDRTKDGRISQRNFGGHEYPRLAHVGDRTGLELIRSLQQKVVSLQQEDFAETGDHESRLKVFQEFTVTDLPLDGGRVAGAFGYWRESGRFTLFEAPAVVLATGGIGKSFKVTSNSWEYTGDGHALALRAGAELVNMEFVQFHPTGMVWPPSVKGILVTESVRGDGGVLRNSDGERFMFGYVPEVFKDKYAEDEAEGDRWYTDPDHNRRPPELLPRDEVARAINSEVKAGRGTEHGGVFLDVSSRLPAEEIRRRLPSMHHQFKELADVDITAQPMEVGPTCHYVMGGVLVDPDTGASSVPGLYAAGEVSGGMHGSNRLGGNSLSDLLVFGKRAGEGAADYAAGLTTRPRCGDEAIARAQEVALAPFAGEGGENPYALHVELQQAMNDLVGIIRRAGEMESALERLDGLKRRAAALTVEGHRQFNPGWHLALDLRNMLLVSECVARAALLRTESRGGHTRDDHPRMDADWRRKVLLCSASGDGVAVAELAQEPIRADLLALFERAELEKYLTAEELEG
- a CDS encoding vitamin B12-dependent ribonucleotide reductase, translating into MTETVGGSRKKTANRNGAGGKQAGLAVERVHTTAGTHPYDEVTWEQRDVVMTNWRDGSINFEQRGVEFPSFWSVNATNIVTSKYFRGAVGSPVRESSLRQLIDRVVKSYVEAGVKHAYFATETDAEVFEHELTWMLLHQVFSFNSPVWFNVGTASPQQVSACFILSVDDTMESILNWYREEGLIFKGGSGAGLNLSRIRSSKELLSSGGTASGPVSFMRGADASAGTIKSGGATRRAAKMVVLDVDHPDVEEFIQTKAREEDKIRALRDAGFDMDLGGSDIVSVQYQNANNSVRVSDEFMRAFEGGKEFGLRSRGTGEVIETVDAKSLFRKLAQAAWECADPGIQYDGTINDWHTTPESGRITASNPCSEYMHLDNSSCNLASLNLMKFLGDDGSFNADLFARSVELIITAMDISICFADFPTPAIGETTRAFRQLGIGYANLGALLMATGHAYDSEGGRALAASITSLMQAVSYRRSAELAGVVGPYDGYARNAESHKRIIRKHASANDEIRTLHANDADTRSLATAEWQRCQEIGAVNGWRNAQASVLAPTGTIGLMMDCDTTGIEPDLALVKFKKLVGGGSMQIVNQTVPRALSALGYPTEQVEAIVEHIGEHGHVVDAPSLKLEHYEVFDCAMGERSITPMGHVRMMAAVQPFLSGAISKTVNMPETATVEEVEEVYYQGWKMGLKALAIYRDNCKVGQPLSAGKGAKASTAAEKAPETVIEYRPVRKRLPKKRPSQTVSFTVGGAEGYLHAGSYPDDGLGEIFVKLGKQGSTLAGVMDAFSMSISVGLQYGIPLEFYVSKFQNLRFEPAGMTDDPDVRIATSVLDYLFRRLALDYLPHDKRAQLGIFTAEERTAQVNADYGTPGADVDLEGLRTTVDATPTREPESKPTTTEPPARVGSSTELLELRLGTVADAPLCMTCGTKMRPAGSCYLCEGCGSTSGCS
- a CDS encoding YqeB family protein gives rise to the protein MDTRRTTVVAEPAWQVSLIWVGFPVVGGVGLWLLKLAAKWILSLPFVPFDGPLRLLNVVPEPWGTVGVIAIGAVLGLVVSFIAAHERLSVAVRDDNAVFYRGGKSRTFDRTKISGVFLDGKDLVLLGLHSEELARDKSDLIAENIANAFQSHGYPWLEDGDPHRADYRRWIEGNPELPQGADQIFKARAEALRNLDQEDAAELREELTRMGLAVREDKKKRQFWRHTTPR